The following DNA comes from Amycolatopsis albispora.
GCAGGGCCACGAAGTGACCGACGTCGGTCCGGCCGAGTACGACCCGGCCGACGACTACCCCGCGTTCTGCGTGGAGACCGCCCGCCGGGTGGTCGCCGACGAGGGCAGCCTCGGCATCGTCATCGGCGGCTCCGGCAACGGTGAGCAGATCGCCGCGAACAAGGTCGCCGGCGCCCGCGCCGGGCTGGCGTGGAGCGTGGAGACCGCGAAGCTGACGCGTGAGCACAATCACGCCCAGCTGATCGGGGTCGGCGCGCGGATGCACACCACCGAGCAGGCCGTCGAGATCGTCGAGGCGTTCCTCGCCACCGAGCCGTCGCCGGACGAGCGGCACGGGCGGCGGGTGCGGCAGCTGCTGGACTACGAGCGCACCGGAACGCCCCCGGCGCTGCCCTGATGCCGGAGGGGCACACCCTGCACCGCCTGGCGCGGCTGCACAAGCGGCGCTACGGCGGTGCCCCGGTCGAGGTGTCCAGCCCGCAGGGCCGGTTCGCCGCCGAAGCGTCCGTTGTGGACGGTCAGGTGCTGAAAACCGCCGAGGCGTACGGGAAGCACCTGTTCCACGACTACGGACCGGCGGGCGTGGTGCACGTCCACCTCGGGCTGTACGGCACCTTCGGCGAGGCGAAGCTGCCCGCGCCGGAACCGGTGGGGCAGGTGCGGATGCGGCTGGTCGGCCGCACGCACTGGACCGATCTGCGCGGGCCGACGCGCTGTGAGCTGCTCACCGAGGGCGAGGCCGACGCGATCAAGGCACGGCTCGGGCCGGACCCGCTGCGCCGCGACGCCAAGCCGGAACTGGCGTGGCAGCGCATCTCCGGTTCGCGGACCTCGATCGCCGCGTTGCTGATGGACCAGTCGGTGCTGGCCGGGGTCGGCAACGTCTACCGCGCCGAGGTGCTGTTCCGGCACGGCGTGGCCCCGATGCTCCCCGGGAAGACGCTGGACCGCTCGCTCTGGGACGCGATGTGGGCGGACCTGGTGGTGCTGATGCGCGAGGGCGTGCGCACCGGCCGGATCGACACGGTGGCCGACGAGCACCTGCCCGAGGTCACCGGCCGCGCGCCGCGGCGGGACCGGCACGGCGGAGAGGTCTACGTCTACCGCCGCACCGGTCAGCCGTGCCTGGTCTGCGGTACGCCCGTGGCCTTCCAGGAACTGGCGGGCCGCAAGCTGTACTGGTGCCCGGCCTGCCAGCCTTCGTGAGCGGTCAGAAACCGCCGCCGAAGTCCCCGCCGCCGAAGTCGCCACCACCGAAATCGCCGCCGCCGAAGTCGCCACCACCGGCGTCGCCGCCCATGTCGCCGCCGCCCGCGTCGGCCTCGGCCGCCGCGTCCTCCTGACCGGCGTCGTAACCGGACTCCCACGCCGACGCGCTGGCGATCCCGGCCATGCCGGAGAACATCGCGCTGAACAGCAGCATCGAGCCGAGACCCCAGGCACCCGCGACCAGCGCCGGCTTCCACCAGGGCTCGCTGTACCAGCCCTGCGGCACCGGGCGCCCGGCCACGCGGCCGCCGGGGTAGTAGTGCGGGGTGTTCGAAGTCGGGTCGGGCGAGGCCTCGTAGTGCTGGCCCTCGACGTCGACCGAGCGGTACTCGGTGACCTTGCCCGCGTTCTCGCGCTCGGGGTCGCGCGGCAGGTCCGGACCGGGATCCATGCCCATCGCGAGGCGCGCCGCGCGCACGTAGTAGAGGCCTTCGACGGCGGTTTCCTTGACCAGCCTGGCCTGTTCCTCGGTCTGCGCCTGCTCCATCTGCGAGCCGGCCGCGTTGTAGCGCTCGGCGGCGTCGGCCAGCGCCTGCTGCGAGGCGGTGTCCGAGCCGGTGAGGTTGAGCACCTGCCCGCCGAGGCGTTCGAGCAGGCGGCGGGCGTCGGCCTTGGCGTCGTCGAGGCGCTGCTGCTTGGCCGCCGCGTTCTTCCTGGCGAGGTAGACCCCGCCGCCGACCACCAGAACGACGAGAACGATCAGCACGATCGCGGTGCCCATGGTGACTCCCTGGGTTGTCGGTCTCCTGAACCGGACAACGCGGACGTCACCGCGGAGGTTCCCCCTGACGGGTGGCCCGGCTCACCCGGGGGATGGTGAGCCGGGCCAGTGGTCAGGTGGTCACCAGGCGCGGCCGACGGTGTAGGAGTCGGTCCAGATCTTCTGCAGGCGGACCACGTCGCCGGACTCCGGCGCGGCCCACATCTGCCCGTCACCGGCGAAGATGCCCACGTGGTAGACGCTGCCGCCGGAGTTGGCGAAGAAGATCAGGTCGCCGGGCTGCATGGCGGACTTGTCCACCGAGGCCACGGCGGCCCGCTGGTCGCGTGAGGTGCGCGGCAGCTCGATGCCGAGCTGGCGGTGCACGAACTGGGTCAGGCCGGAGCAGTCGAAGCTGTCCGGGCCGGTGGCGCCGTAGCTGTACGGCTTGCCCTGCTGCTCGGCCGCCTTCTCGACCAGGCTCTGCCCGGCCGGCTTGGGCGGCGCGGCTTCGGTGTGGGTGACCCCGCGGTGGTCGGGGGCTTCCACCGGGACGGGGACGGCGGGGGCGTCCGCTGCGGACGCGGTGCCGGGCAGGGTGAGAAGCGCTCCCGCGCCGGCCACGAAAGCTGCGGTCACGGTGCCGAGCCGCCGGGTGCGGCGCGGCAGCGATGCGGTGGACACTATTCGTCCTCCAGGGTGTTTCGTGCGTGTCGGGGACATCGGCCGAAACGACCGATCACGGGACGATAAACACGACTGACCCCGGATTTCGAAATATGGGGATTCCCGGTTCAGGTGATGCGGGCTACAGATCACGACCGGATATCAGGGTGAATTCCCAGCTCCAGGGGACCGAACTTGCACACCGATAAAGAAATCGCTGTGACGCAGATCACAGTGCGGGAGGTGTTTTGGCTCACCCTTTCGGTTTACGGCCGGTCAGTATTCGTACCGGTACCGCCTCGGTGAACCGGCCGTCCGGTTGCGCGGCGGCCAATGCCTGGCGAAGATCTTGGTCGAAGGAATCCCACTGCTCCGGGGCCAGCCGGTCCCGGGGCGCGGCCGAGTAGAAGGACCCGATGAACTCGTCGATGCCGAACACTTCGCGGTAGTCGGCCCGATGCTCGCCGACCTCGGTGTACCCGGTCCTGACCAGCAGTTCCGCATACCGGTCGCGTTCGGCGCGGCTGGTCCCGCAGGTCGGGAAGCTCAGCGGGCCGAGCCATTTCGACGCGGTTTCGCGCAGCGCCGGCGCCCAGGGTGCGTCCTGGGTCCAGACCGGCGTCCCGTTGGCGACGACGGCGATGCCGCCACCCGGTTCGAGCAGTGGCCAGAGCGCGGTGAACACCGTTTCCGCAGCCATCCAGTGCAGTGCCTGCCCGATGGTGACCAGGCGCAGGCTTTCCTCGCCCAGCAGTGCTTCGAGGTCACCGATGTCGCTGTCGTAACCGACCAGCCACGCCGTGTTGCCCACCCCGGCTTCTTTGGCTTTCCGCCGGGCGTGGGTGAGCATGTCGGCGGATGGATCGAGGCCGATCGCGCAGCCGGCGTGCCCGGCGAGCGGGATGGTCAATTGCCCGGTACCGCACCCGAGATCGAGCACCTTCGCGTGTTCGCCCAACGCGAACCGGGTGGCCAGGAATTCGATCTCGGCCGGTCGATATCCGCGCCGGTATTCGGCGTAGTTGTCCGCGGTGTCCCCGTCGAATACCCCAGCTGTACCCATGCGTGGGATTGTGGTCGGCGGAATCGGGCGGCGGCAACAAATTCAGCTGCGGGCGAGCGGCGGGGCTGGAAGCATCGCCGCCATGTCGAAAGCCGTCTACCTGATCACCGGCATCTCCGCCGCCGGGAAGTCCACGGTGGCCCAGGAACTGGCCACCTCGCTGCCCGCCGCGGTGCACCTGCGGGGTGACACCTTCCGCAGGATGGTGGTGACCGGCCGCCACGAGATGTCGGCCGAGCCGACCCCGGAGGCGATCGCGCAGCTGCGGCTGCGGTACCGCCTGGCCGCGGCCTGTGCCGACGGCTACTTCGACGCCGGGTTCGACGTGGTTTTCCAGGACGTGATCCTCGGCGAGTACCTGCCGGAGGTGATCGGCCTGCTGCGCAGCCGTCCCCTGATCGTCGTGGTGCTCGCGCCCGATCCGGCGGTCGTCGCGGAGCGTGAGCGGGGCCGGGCCAAAAGCGCGTACGTGGGCTATACGCCCCAGATGCTCGACGACGAACTTCGCCGCAACACCCCGAAGGTCGGGCTCTGGCTGGATTCCTCGCGGCAGACCCCCGCGGAGACTGCCGCCGAGATCCTCGCGCGCGGCTGGACCGAGGGTCAGGTGCGGTAACCGAGGGTTGCTCCGGCCAACAACTTTGCGATACAAAGTCCAAGTACTTTGAATCGCAAAGTTGGAGGGGACGTGACCACGATGTCCGGAGAGAGCCCGCCGTTGTCGGCGCGGGAGTCGCTGGAACTGATCAACCGGGAGTCGGCGGTGGCCGCGAAGCGGCTGCACGGCGGGGGCAGGCACCTGCCCGGCCTGTGGGCCGTGCTGTGGTTCCTCGCCTTCGGCACCTTCCACCTGGCGGGCAACGGCTGGCCGGGGCCGGTTTTCCCGCTCTGGGTGCCGGGGGTGGTGATGACCGTGTTGTTCGCGACCGGCTCGGTGACCAGCGCGGTGGTCGGCATTCGCTCGGGCCGGGGTGTGCGCGGCACGTCCTCGAAGGCCGGGGCGATGTACGGCTTCAGCTGGCCGATCGCCTTCGCCACGGTGATCGCGGTGAACCTGCTGCTGATGGCCAAGGGCATGCCCGAGGAGCTGATCCCGCCGCTGTGGGCGGGCACCATGATGGGCCTGGCCGGGGCGTTGTGCCTGGCGGGCGGCGCGATGTACCGCGACGTGCTGTTCTACGGCTCCGGGGTGGTGCTCCTGCTGACCGCGGTCGGCGCGGTGCTGGCCGGGGTGGACTACCAGAACGCGGTGGTGGCCGTCGGCGGGTTGCTCTCGTTCGGGTCGGCGTGGCTGGTCGAGCAGCGGCGGTGCCGATGAGCGTGGAACTGGACCCGGTGATCCACGCGCAGGCGCGGTTGCGGGTGACGGTCGCGCTCGCCGCGCTGGCCGACGGTGACTCGATCTCGTTCCCGCGGTTGCAGGAACTGCTGGGCATGACCGCCGGGAACCTGTCCACGCACCTGCGCAAGCTCGAGGACGCGGAGTACGTCGAGATCACCAAGACCCACCAGCGCCGCACGCCGGTGACGTACGTGTCGCTCACCCGGCGCGGGCGGCTGGCCTTCGAGGACTACACGGCGTCGCTGAAGGCGCTGCTGAACGGAAGTGGACGGGATAGCCAGCGCGACTAGAACACGTTATAGTTCTGCGCTGTGAAGTTCTCCCTCTCGATTGCCATGAGCCCGCTGGACCAGCTCACCGAGTTGGCGGTCACGGCTGAGCAGAGCGGTTTTTCCTCGGTCGTGCTGCCGGACTCGCTGTTCTATTCCGAGGAGGTGTCGGCGGACTACCCGTACACGCCGGACGGGAACAGGTTCTGGAACGAGGAGACGCCGTGGGCCGATCCGCTGGTCGCCACCGCGGCGATGGGCGCGGTCACCTCGACGATCGAGTTCTACACGTCGGTGCTGAAGCTGGGGTCGCGGAACCCGGTGCTGCTGGCCAGGCAGGTGAACTCGGTGGCCGCGCTGACCGGCGGGCGGTTCGGGCTGGGGCTCGGTGTCGGCTGGTCGCCGGAGGAGTTCGAATGGTGCGGCGCGCCGTACGCCCGGCGCGGCAAGCGGGTGGACGAGGCGATCGAGGTGCTGCGGCTGATCCTCGACGGCGGGATGGTCGAGTACCACGGGGAGTTCTTCG
Coding sequences within:
- a CDS encoding transcriptional regulator, which codes for MSVELDPVIHAQARLRVTVALAALADGDSISFPRLQELLGMTAGNLSTHLRKLEDAEYVEITKTHQRRTPVTYVSLTRRGRLAFEDYTASLKALLNGSGRDSQRD
- a CDS encoding ribose-5-phosphate isomerase — encoded protein: MRVYLGADHAGFDLKNHLVQHLREQGHEVTDVGPAEYDPADDYPAFCVETARRVVADEGSLGIVIGGSGNGEQIAANKVAGARAGLAWSVETAKLTREHNHAQLIGVGARMHTTEQAVEIVEAFLATEPSPDERHGRRVRQLLDYERTGTPPALP
- a CDS encoding C40 family peptidase; its protein translation is MSTASLPRRTRRLGTVTAAFVAGAGALLTLPGTASAADAPAVPVPVEAPDHRGVTHTEAAPPKPAGQSLVEKAAEQQGKPYSYGATGPDSFDCSGLTQFVHRQLGIELPRTSRDQRAAVASVDKSAMQPGDLIFFANSGGSVYHVGIFAGDGQMWAAPESGDVVRLQKIWTDSYTVGRAW
- a CDS encoding TIGR03619 family F420-dependent LLM class oxidoreductase, which translates into the protein MKFSLSIAMSPLDQLTELAVTAEQSGFSSVVLPDSLFYSEEVSADYPYTPDGNRFWNEETPWADPLVATAAMGAVTSTIEFYTSVLKLGSRNPVLLARQVNSVAALTGGRFGLGLGVGWSPEEFEWCGAPYARRGKRVDEAIEVLRLILDGGMVEYHGEFFDFGKLRMSPTPPKRVPFYVGGHTEVALKRAAKYADGWSSAMMKFDDLRSTIGRLRELLAEAGRADAPFEYQAVCIDSFGVDGYRAQADIGVTDVITMPWMFDGIGFDGELSAKKDSIRRFGDEVIAVVGGERG
- a CDS encoding class I SAM-dependent methyltransferase; this translates as MGTAGVFDGDTADNYAEYRRGYRPAEIEFLATRFALGEHAKVLDLGCGTGQLTIPLAGHAGCAIGLDPSADMLTHARRKAKEAGVGNTAWLVGYDSDIGDLEALLGEESLRLVTIGQALHWMAAETVFTALWPLLEPGGGIAVVANGTPVWTQDAPWAPALRETASKWLGPLSFPTCGTSRAERDRYAELLVRTGYTEVGEHRADYREVFGIDEFIGSFYSAAPRDRLAPEQWDSFDQDLRQALAAAQPDGRFTEAVPVRILTGRKPKG
- a CDS encoding AAA family ATPase; the encoded protein is MSKAVYLITGISAAGKSTVAQELATSLPAAVHLRGDTFRRMVVTGRHEMSAEPTPEAIAQLRLRYRLAAACADGYFDAGFDVVFQDVILGEYLPEVIGLLRSRPLIVVVLAPDPAVVAERERGRAKSAYVGYTPQMLDDELRRNTPKVGLWLDSSRQTPAETAAEILARGWTEGQVR
- a CDS encoding Fpg/Nei family DNA glycosylase, with the protein product MPEGHTLHRLARLHKRRYGGAPVEVSSPQGRFAAEASVVDGQVLKTAEAYGKHLFHDYGPAGVVHVHLGLYGTFGEAKLPAPEPVGQVRMRLVGRTHWTDLRGPTRCELLTEGEADAIKARLGPDPLRRDAKPELAWQRISGSRTSIAALLMDQSVLAGVGNVYRAEVLFRHGVAPMLPGKTLDRSLWDAMWADLVVLMREGVRTGRIDTVADEHLPEVTGRAPRRDRHGGEVYVYRRTGQPCLVCGTPVAFQELAGRKLYWCPACQPS